In Melanotaenia boesemani isolate fMelBoe1 chromosome 16, fMelBoe1.pri, whole genome shotgun sequence, the following proteins share a genomic window:
- the gdf10a gene encoding growth/differentiation factor 10, with protein MTTLNMISSHLFLLMLNCLLAAASVTGDSSFLQLSSDLFSSDLDEDIVSQHMSRLYEKYNQENRLKEGNTVRSFRASQDSTDHRMMYRLNLTTLQDSEVILSATFHFFLDRHPIPKPWFCKRFKSPSCRSAAILPSPSVSFILRSISSGSDARSRSVGSFLGNMTFHPHRRGVWQMKDVTQVIKEAWDKGQLLVSVELDVGQQHHKKPEETISAGSMPYLLVYANDQALSEPNSVAASLQRYDPFSEGGEFLQRPNSSPDVKGRVRRETNLLSDPIQNNELPEVDHWLNEYRKDDLWESNWYLALKPKPKSEKKEKKKKNNEKDGEGKSKGGHELQVLKEITRTSQGVKTDDPNVKRLKDTRLRAISDRQKNERRNEGKVGKKHKDSANTQSPVLSFDEQTMRKARRRQSSNGQHRGCSRRTLRVDFADIGWSEWVIAPKAFDAYYCSGACGFPMPQVVRPSNHATIQSIVRAVGIIPGVPEPCCVPENMSPLAVLFQDESRNPVLKVYPNMTVQSCSCR; from the exons ATGACAACATTAAATATGATTTCCTCGCACCTGTTCCTGCTGATGTTGAACTGTTTGCTGGCTGCTGCATCGGTAACAGGGGACAGCAGTTTCCTCCAACTGTCGTCAGATCTTTTTTCAAGTGACCTGGATGAGGACATTGTCTCCCAGCATATGTCCAGATTGTACGAGAAATACAACCAGGAAAATCGCCTCAAAGAGGGAAACACTGTCAGGAGTTTCAGAGCCAGCCAAG ACTCTACTGACCACAGGATGATGTACCGACTCAACCTAACAACCCTCCAGGACTCTGAGGTCATCCTCTCTGCCACATTTCACTTCTTTCTTGATAGGCACCCGATTCCAAAACCCTGGTTCTGTAAACGCTTCAAGAGCCCATCCTGCCGCTCTGCAGCCATCCTCCCTTCTCCGTCCGTCAGCTTTATACTTCGCTCCATCTCTTCTGGGTCAGATGCCAGATCTAGGTCAGTAGGGTCATTTCTAGGCAATATGACCTTCCACCCCCACAGGAGAGGGGTGTGGCAGATGAAAGATGTGACCCAGGTCATAAAGGAAGCATGGGACAAGGGTCAGCTGCTGGTGTCAGTTGAATTGGACGTAGGGCAGCAGCACCATAAGAAACCAGAGGAGACTATCTCTGCTGGCAGCATGCCCTACCTGTTAGTGTATGCTAATGACCAAGCCTTATCAGAACCTAACAGTGTGGCTGCAAGCCTTCAGAGGTATGACCCATTTAGTGAGGGAGGAGAGTTCCTGCAAAGGCCTAACTCCTCACCAGATGTGAAAGGACGAGTAAGAAGGGAAACAAATCTGCTCTCTGATCCCATCCAGAACAATGAGCTGCCTGAGGTCGACCACTGGCTCAATGAATACAGGAAAGATGATCTGTGGGAGAGCAACTGGTACCTTGCACTCAAACCCAAACCTAAAtcagagaagaaggaaaaaaagaaaaagaacaatgagaaagatggagaaggGAAAAGCAAAGGAGGACATGAACTTCAGGTTCTCAAAGAAATAACGAGAACATCACAAGGGGTCAAAACCGATGATCCTAATGTAAAAAGGCTCAAAGATACTCGCTTACGTGCCATCAGCGACCGGCAAAAAAATGAGCGGAGAAATGAGGGAAAAGTTGGAAAGAAACACAAGGACAGTGCTAACACTCAGTCACCTGTTTTAAGTTTTGATGAGCAAACAATGCGGAAAGCCAGAAGACGGCAGTCCAGCAACGGCCAGCACAGAGGCTGCTCCAGGAGGACCCTTAGAGTGGATTTTGCAGATATTGGGTGGAGTGAGTGGGTCATAGCCCCCAAGGCCTTTGATGCCTACTACTGCTCTGGCGCTTGTGGTTTCCCCATGCCGCAG GTGGTGAGGCCATCTAACCACGCCACCATCCAGAGCATAGTGCGAGCCGTTGGGATCATCCCTGGGGTTCCTGAGCCCTGCTGTGTCCCAGAAAATATGAGTCCTCTGGCTGTGCTCTTCCAAGATGAATCCAGGAACCCAGTACTCAAGGTTTACCCCAACATGACCGTCCAGTCCTGCTCCTGCAGATAG